One Thalassoglobus sp. JC818 genomic region harbors:
- a CDS encoding RNA pseudouridine synthase — translation MPELEVICEDGPLLGVNKPSGLIAQGAPAGVTSLPDLVREYLKKKYNKPGNVYLGIPHRLDRPVSGVTVFSRNSKCAARLSEQFAKRTVEKTYLAVLESIPERKSGRLENWIYRIPNESRVVIRDEESPGAKIARLRYRVVETSKNRALVEVDLETGRMHQIRVQFANIGCPVYADAKYGATSSMADPDAIALHAFRMKLQHPVRYDDVTIEAPMPRTWKALGF, via the coding sequence ATGCCTGAATTGGAAGTGATCTGTGAAGATGGACCGCTGCTCGGCGTGAACAAGCCGAGCGGTCTGATCGCTCAGGGTGCGCCTGCAGGAGTGACCAGTCTTCCAGATCTGGTCCGGGAGTACTTGAAGAAGAAGTACAATAAACCCGGAAATGTTTATCTCGGAATTCCCCATCGGCTCGATCGACCTGTCTCTGGAGTCACGGTTTTCTCGCGAAACTCCAAATGTGCAGCCCGCTTGTCAGAGCAGTTTGCGAAGCGGACTGTCGAAAAGACTTATCTTGCCGTTCTCGAGTCGATCCCGGAACGAAAGTCAGGACGACTCGAAAACTGGATTTACCGCATTCCGAACGAGTCGCGTGTTGTGATTCGCGACGAAGAATCCCCGGGTGCGAAGATCGCGAGGCTGCGATATCGGGTTGTCGAAACGTCGAAGAACCGCGCACTCGTCGAAGTCGATTTGGAGACCGGACGAATGCATCAGATCCGCGTTCAGTTTGCGAACATTGGATGCCCGGTTTACGCAGATGCGAAATACGGGGCGACGTCGTCGATGGCCGATCCAGATGCGATTGCACTGCACGCGTTTCGTATGAAACTTCAGCACCCCGTCCGCTACGACGATGTGACGATCGAAGCTCCAATGCCTCGCACGTGGAAAGCACTCGGATTCTGA
- a CDS encoding serine/threonine-protein kinase, with translation MDTTASGISGSGSNSNDALSQSALPTVVGPYFIEKKLGAGGMGTVYLGRHKTTQELAAVKVLPASMAHEAGFVARFDREIVAMRKLNSSCIVELYESGEADGTYYYAMEFVDGETVTELLERHGRIPWRQVVEIGVQICTALKAAHNAGIIHRDLKPSNLLIDDDGQVKLTDFGVAQVFASGRLTVTGGVLGTAEYMSPEQAQGKRATKASDIYSLGAVLYVMLTGRPPFQGKTVLDILQKHRYSQFDSVRRVVPEVPVWLDEIVCKCLAKKPEDRYPDAYVLSLRLQEVPRKVDFREEQLSQFQNSVTEETIADPSQVSRPQPEAIGGTLVRDLFRAHFESEQQGSIVKRFLDNPWVLLSLLAIMLIGGYAWTQSQQMSEEDKFTRGVELMSRPEGPVWEAAGRDFFEPLVEADPERWQPEVDVYLRQIEVYRFKKKLLGRDLGKVDVPTSEPEAIIRQALEMRSRGQLGHSREMLVALRSIVVGDPEHAELAEVLDQMVSEIESEAHEQQFEFVEKALTRANTLFEKGEVDQALEIWLSVKSLYDQHPDVQPLVQRAEASYLLATGVDLNDAVRRPADAKSSEIDSKRDADGPQKEDPKYP, from the coding sequence GTGGACACAACCGCATCAGGAATTTCCGGATCAGGTTCGAATTCGAACGATGCTCTGAGCCAATCGGCTCTGCCAACAGTCGTCGGGCCCTACTTCATCGAGAAGAAGCTCGGAGCTGGCGGAATGGGCACCGTCTATCTGGGTCGTCACAAAACGACACAGGAACTCGCGGCAGTCAAAGTCCTTCCCGCTTCGATGGCTCATGAAGCCGGTTTTGTCGCACGATTTGATCGCGAAATTGTCGCGATGCGAAAGCTCAACAGTTCCTGTATCGTTGAACTGTACGAAAGCGGAGAGGCGGACGGAACGTACTACTATGCGATGGAGTTCGTTGACGGCGAGACGGTCACAGAACTCCTCGAACGTCACGGTCGAATTCCCTGGCGTCAAGTCGTTGAGATTGGCGTTCAGATTTGCACCGCCTTAAAGGCTGCTCACAACGCAGGCATCATTCACCGAGATCTCAAGCCGTCGAACTTGCTGATCGATGACGACGGTCAGGTGAAGCTGACAGACTTCGGGGTCGCCCAGGTCTTTGCAAGCGGACGACTGACAGTCACCGGAGGCGTGTTGGGAACCGCGGAGTACATGTCTCCCGAACAGGCGCAAGGGAAACGAGCCACCAAGGCGAGCGACATCTACTCATTGGGGGCTGTGCTGTACGTCATGCTGACGGGGCGTCCTCCGTTTCAGGGAAAGACTGTCCTCGACATTCTTCAGAAGCATCGCTATTCCCAGTTTGACAGCGTACGCAGAGTTGTCCCGGAAGTGCCGGTCTGGTTGGACGAGATCGTTTGCAAATGTCTCGCGAAGAAACCCGAAGACCGCTATCCCGATGCCTACGTCCTCAGTTTGAGGCTTCAAGAGGTTCCCCGGAAAGTCGACTTTCGAGAAGAACAACTGTCGCAGTTTCAGAATTCGGTGACAGAAGAAACCATCGCTGATCCTTCGCAGGTGAGTCGCCCTCAACCGGAAGCGATCGGCGGCACGCTCGTCCGTGATTTGTTCCGCGCACATTTCGAGTCGGAACAACAAGGCTCGATCGTCAAGAGGTTTCTCGACAACCCGTGGGTCCTGCTCTCTTTGCTCGCAATCATGTTGATCGGCGGATATGCGTGGACTCAAAGCCAGCAAATGAGCGAAGAGGACAAATTCACTCGCGGTGTCGAACTGATGTCACGACCTGAAGGCCCCGTCTGGGAAGCTGCCGGACGAGACTTTTTCGAGCCGCTCGTAGAAGCCGATCCCGAGCGATGGCAACCGGAAGTAGACGTCTATCTGAGACAAATCGAAGTCTATCGATTCAAAAAGAAACTGCTTGGACGCGATCTCGGGAAAGTCGATGTTCCCACATCTGAACCTGAAGCAATCATTCGGCAAGCTCTGGAGATGCGAAGTCGAGGCCAACTCGGACATTCGCGGGAAATGCTGGTCGCACTACGTTCTATCGTCGTAGGAGATCCGGAACATGCTGAACTGGCTGAAGTTCTGGATCAGATGGTGAGCGAAATTGAGTCGGAAGCCCACGAGCAACAGTTTGAGTTTGTCGAGAAAGCCCTGACGCGGGCAAACACTCTTTTTGAGAAAGGTGAAGTCGATCAGGCTTTGGAGATTTGGCTGAGCGTCAAGAGTCTGTACGATCAGCATCCTGACGTGCAGCCGCTTGTCCAGCGTGCGGAAGCGTCTTATCTGCTGGCCACAGGTGTGGACTTGAACGACGCAGTGAGACGCCCGGCGGATGCGAAATCTTCCGAAATCGACTCAAAAAGAGACGCAGATGGACCTCAGAAAGAAGATCCGAAATATCCCTGA
- a CDS encoding phosphotransferase: MSEFVPQQSDRFLNSVVNTFLAPGERVEEIKLVSSGFSGATIARVTTNLADYALRGWPQDSLPAERIRELHAYLNHLNNLGLPVAVPVRVNSGETLVLHIGQFWQCEPWLPGIPATFGDCSPENVQSIMQTLASLHLASERFLSQTSGQRWFSSGVDVVPAVIERAQLIQSWQSASTGQTTLQYQGLSKVAREICVEILSRFHESSTEILHELKSLSSLKLAVFPCWRDMHREHILLTNRRVTGIIDASATRTDHPATDLSRFLGSLWGDDFERWELALDQYRQHRSLTSNDLKVLIALDRSSVLLSGLTWVERWCRAEVAESREKEVLERMHTIASRMKRLHAPENRERYSAWN, encoded by the coding sequence ATGTCTGAATTTGTCCCTCAGCAGTCTGATCGCTTTCTCAACTCAGTCGTGAACACGTTCCTCGCTCCCGGTGAGAGAGTCGAAGAGATCAAGCTGGTCTCAAGCGGATTCAGCGGTGCAACAATCGCCAGAGTGACGACCAACCTCGCGGACTACGCGCTGCGAGGATGGCCGCAGGATTCGCTCCCTGCAGAGAGAATTCGAGAGCTCCACGCGTACCTCAATCATCTCAACAATCTTGGCCTTCCGGTCGCCGTTCCAGTCCGAGTGAATTCCGGAGAGACGTTGGTTCTGCATATCGGACAATTCTGGCAATGCGAACCCTGGCTGCCCGGCATCCCTGCGACTTTTGGTGACTGCTCGCCAGAGAACGTTCAATCCATCATGCAGACACTCGCCAGTCTTCATCTGGCGAGCGAACGCTTTCTGTCTCAGACATCCGGCCAGAGGTGGTTTTCAAGTGGTGTCGACGTCGTGCCTGCGGTCATCGAACGGGCTCAACTCATTCAATCCTGGCAGAGTGCTTCAACTGGTCAGACAACACTTCAATACCAGGGACTGTCCAAAGTTGCGCGAGAAATTTGCGTCGAAATTTTGTCACGGTTCCATGAATCATCGACGGAGATTCTGCACGAGCTGAAATCGCTTTCAAGTCTGAAGCTTGCAGTCTTCCCATGCTGGCGTGACATGCACCGTGAACACATTTTGCTTACGAATCGTCGCGTCACCGGAATCATCGACGCCAGTGCTACACGCACCGATCATCCTGCCACGGATTTGTCACGATTTCTTGGAAGCCTGTGGGGTGATGACTTTGAACGCTGGGAACTCGCACTCGACCAGTATCGGCAACATCGTTCGCTGACTTCGAACGATCTCAAAGTGCTGATCGCACTCGATCGCAGCTCGGTTCTGTTGAGCGGACTCACCTGGGTGGAGCGGTGGTGTCGCGCTGAGGTGGCAGAATCAAGAGAGAAAGAGGTCCTTGAACGGATGCACACAATCGCATCCCGGATGAAGCGACTCCATGCTCCGGAGAACCGGGAACGCTACTCAGCCTGGAACTGA
- a CDS encoding adenine phosphoribosyltransferase encodes MDLRKKIRNIPDFPKPGIMFRDITPLLACPDSFREAIKQIADQYRGMQIDAIAAAEARGFIFAAPLALELNASFVPVRKPGKLPFDTQAFHYELEYGVDTLEIHTDAFREGEQVLLVDDLLATGGTMNACVKLIEQAGAEVVGCAFAIELSFLNGREKLAPHECFSLLTYDGED; translated from the coding sequence ATGGACCTCAGAAAGAAGATCCGAAATATCCCTGACTTCCCGAAGCCTGGGATTATGTTTCGAGATATCACTCCGCTCCTCGCATGCCCTGACAGCTTCCGAGAAGCGATCAAGCAAATTGCAGATCAGTATCGCGGGATGCAGATCGACGCCATCGCAGCTGCCGAAGCACGCGGCTTCATCTTTGCCGCCCCACTTGCTCTTGAGTTGAATGCCTCGTTCGTTCCCGTTCGCAAACCGGGCAAGCTTCCCTTCGATACTCAGGCCTTCCACTACGAACTCGAATACGGTGTTGATACGCTCGAGATTCACACCGACGCCTTCCGCGAAGGCGAACAGGTTCTTCTCGTCGATGATTTGCTCGCCACTGGCGGAACAATGAATGCTTGTGTCAAACTCATTGAACAAGCTGGAGCAGAAGTCGTAGGTTGTGCTTTCGCGATCGAATTGTCATTCCTCAACGGACGAGAGAAACTCGCTCCGCACGAGTGTTTTTCACTGCTGACTTACGACGGAGAAGATTAG
- a CDS encoding c-type cytochrome: MSFCRVITTCLAIGLAITTSTSLMAGISNSLMDISANGQLLVCSNRDSGTVTIVDLNDQTVAHEIPVGRHPEGVSFVGKSDIVAVAVYAEDQIVFVDAKSREITGSVDVFDEPYSVVSDAEGTRLWVTLEYPGEVIEVDPNSKTITRSLKAGSFLRGLALVENKSLLVTEYYTGIVKAIDLNSWSVTEEWEGSPQDNLARQITIHPDWPKAYLPLQRSVTNVAHGSGSIFPYLGVVNLPGADDLDRKRIQMDSFRGTYVVANPWEVAISPDGRRLYIVFSGTDDMFACNILDDNYFEIEFAGLIKTGANPRAVKVSEDSQSFYVYNSLDFTVDVFDARQLTRKASIKVSKWSGDPQVLIGKKLFYSAHPPMTRRRWISCSSCHPDGDSDGRTWQQPEGLRNTQSIRGLIDTHPIHWSADRDEVHDFEYTIRSPLMGGRGLITGRVNDMLGEPNAGLSGELDALAAYTNSHPFELSPYSKSGLSAEVEKGRKLFFSEQVGCAECHSGKVYTDRKMHDVGTGRNDPTEKMGTRYDTPTLLGVYRTAPYLHDGTAETLKDLLTTANPDDKHGRTSHLKDEDIDAIVEFLKVLPYEKP; encoded by the coding sequence TTGAGCTTCTGTCGAGTGATAACAACCTGTCTTGCGATCGGACTGGCAATAACAACTTCAACATCCTTGATGGCGGGGATTTCCAACAGCTTGATGGACATCTCCGCCAACGGGCAACTGTTGGTTTGCAGCAATCGCGATTCGGGAACAGTGACGATCGTTGACCTGAATGACCAAACAGTCGCTCACGAAATCCCTGTTGGACGTCATCCGGAAGGAGTGTCTTTCGTCGGCAAGAGCGACATCGTCGCGGTCGCAGTCTACGCCGAAGATCAGATCGTCTTTGTCGACGCGAAGTCCAGAGAGATCACCGGTTCTGTCGACGTGTTCGACGAACCATATTCAGTGGTCTCGGATGCAGAGGGAACTCGCTTATGGGTCACCCTGGAATATCCCGGCGAAGTCATCGAGGTTGATCCAAATTCAAAAACAATCACGCGATCACTCAAGGCAGGTTCGTTTCTGCGCGGGCTGGCACTTGTGGAAAACAAAAGCCTGCTCGTCACCGAATACTACACAGGGATCGTGAAAGCGATCGATCTGAACTCCTGGAGTGTGACTGAGGAATGGGAAGGATCTCCTCAAGACAATTTGGCCAGACAGATCACCATCCATCCCGACTGGCCCAAAGCTTACCTGCCGCTTCAAAGGTCCGTCACGAACGTTGCTCACGGTTCCGGGTCGATCTTTCCTTACCTGGGAGTCGTGAACCTTCCCGGAGCTGATGATCTGGACCGCAAGAGAATCCAAATGGATTCTTTCCGGGGCACGTATGTCGTCGCGAATCCATGGGAAGTGGCCATCTCTCCAGATGGCAGAAGACTTTACATTGTCTTCAGCGGGACGGACGACATGTTCGCCTGCAACATTCTCGACGACAATTACTTCGAAATCGAGTTCGCGGGCCTGATCAAGACAGGGGCCAATCCGCGTGCTGTTAAGGTGTCCGAAGACTCGCAGTCATTCTACGTCTACAATTCTCTCGACTTCACTGTCGACGTTTTTGATGCCCGGCAACTGACGCGGAAAGCGAGCATCAAAGTCAGTAAGTGGTCTGGTGATCCGCAAGTTCTCATCGGGAAAAAGCTGTTCTATTCCGCTCATCCTCCCATGACCAGAAGACGCTGGATCTCCTGCTCGAGCTGTCACCCAGACGGTGATTCCGATGGCCGAACCTGGCAACAGCCTGAAGGACTACGAAACACCCAATCGATTCGCGGGCTGATCGACACTCACCCGATTCACTGGTCAGCAGACCGGGACGAGGTCCATGACTTCGAATACACAATTCGCTCTCCCCTCATGGGCGGACGCGGCCTCATCACCGGTCGCGTCAACGACATGCTCGGTGAGCCGAATGCCGGTCTTTCTGGTGAACTCGACGCACTCGCTGCGTACACGAATTCTCATCCATTCGAGCTCAGCCCGTACTCGAAAAGTGGTCTCAGTGCGGAAGTCGAAAAGGGTCGGAAACTGTTCTTCTCCGAACAAGTCGGATGCGCTGAATGTCATTCTGGGAAAGTTTACACCGACCGCAAAATGCACGATGTCGGAACGGGCCGAAACGATCCCACCGAGAAAATGGGAACCCGCTATGACACTCCCACGTTGCTCGGTGTCTATCGAACTGCGCCCTATCTTCACGACGGAACGGCAGAGACTCTGAAAGATCTCCTGACTACAGCCAATCCAGATGACAAACATGGTCGAACATCTCACCTCAAAGATGAAGACATCGACGCGATTGTTGAGTTTCTCAAAGTCCTTCCCTATGAAAAGCCGTAG